The proteins below come from a single Chryseobacterium sp. MA9 genomic window:
- a CDS encoding LytTR family DNA-binding domain-containing protein, which translates to MITHIRCMIIDDDELDRLVLQHYIKQYQNIEIVASFDSAEKAVPYLDVPADLLIIETNLRGMSGLEFRRLAHKIPACIFVSSHPELAAGAFEISTLDFITKPLTSERFHYSMEKLFDFFEVKEKCECYDAMVGENCIKIKEGGHIFQINMKDILYLEALKDYTRIITLEKNHCILNSLGNLLQKKIFDSFVRIHRSYAVPRHLIRGKSCHEIELAHHIKLPIGRTYKDNLSFFNP; encoded by the coding sequence ATGATTACCCATATTAGATGTATGATTATTGATGATGATGAACTGGACAGACTGGTTCTTCAGCATTATATCAAACAATATCAAAACATTGAAATTGTCGCCTCTTTTGATTCTGCTGAAAAAGCAGTACCCTACCTTGACGTTCCTGCTGATCTCCTGATTATTGAGACTAATTTGCGGGGTATGAGCGGACTTGAATTCCGGAGGCTGGCCCATAAGATACCTGCCTGTATTTTTGTAAGCTCCCATCCCGAGCTGGCTGCCGGAGCTTTTGAGATCAGTACTTTAGATTTTATCACCAAACCTCTTACCTCAGAACGCTTTCATTATTCTATGGAAAAGCTTTTTGATTTTTTTGAAGTGAAAGAAAAATGTGAATGCTATGATGCTATGGTAGGAGAAAACTGCATCAAAATAAAAGAAGGAGGACATATTTTTCAGATTAATATGAAAGATATTCTGTATCTGGAAGCCCTGAAAGATTATACCAGAATTATCACTCTTGAAAAAAATCACTGTATTCTAAATTCTCTGGGAAATCTTCTGCAAAAAAAAATCTTTGATTCTTTTGTCAGAATACATAGAAGCTATGCTGTTCCACGTCACCTTATCCGTGGAAAAAGCTGTCATGAAATAGAGCTTGCACATCACATCAAACTTCCTATCGGCAGAACTTACAAGGATAATCTTTCTTTTTTTAATCCTTAA
- the hflX gene encoding GTPase HflX — protein sequence MLEKKEHNYEKAVLVGVITQNQDEEKLTEYLDELEFLAFTAGATVQKRFTQKLTQPDSKTFIGSGKAIEIKEYVKENEIGTVIFDDELSPSQLKNLEREMEVKILDRTNLILDIFAQRAQTSYARTQVELAQYQYLLPRLTRMWTHLERQKGGIGMRGPGETEIETDRRIIRDRITLLKEKLKTIDKQMATQRNNRGKVVRAALVGYTNVGKSTLMNSISKSEVFAENKLFATLDTTVRKVVIGNLPFLLTDTVGFIRKLPTQLVESFKSTLDEVREADLLIHVVDISHESFEDHIESVNHILMEINAHQKPMIMIFNKIDDFSYEKKDEDDLTPSTRKNISLEEWKKTWMGKSKYPTVFISALTKENFPEMKKMIYDEVMKIHISRFPYNDFLFEYFDNDEEEESNN from the coding sequence ATGTTAGAAAAGAAAGAACATAACTATGAGAAAGCGGTCTTAGTGGGTGTTATTACTCAAAATCAAGACGAAGAAAAACTGACAGAATATTTAGATGAACTTGAGTTTTTAGCTTTCACAGCCGGAGCAACCGTACAAAAGCGTTTTACCCAAAAACTGACTCAGCCGGATTCCAAAACCTTTATCGGAAGTGGAAAAGCAATTGAGATAAAAGAATATGTAAAAGAAAACGAGATCGGAACTGTAATTTTCGATGATGAACTTTCTCCTTCACAGCTTAAAAATCTGGAAAGAGAGATGGAGGTTAAGATTTTGGACCGTACCAATCTTATTCTTGATATTTTTGCCCAAAGAGCTCAGACTTCTTATGCAAGAACCCAGGTGGAACTAGCACAATATCAATATCTTTTGCCACGATTGACGAGAATGTGGACTCACCTTGAGCGTCAGAAAGGGGGAATTGGAATGAGAGGTCCCGGAGAAACGGAGATTGAAACTGACCGTCGTATTATCCGTGACAGAATTACATTGCTGAAAGAAAAACTGAAGACGATTGACAAGCAGATGGCGACTCAGCGTAATAACCGCGGAAAAGTAGTTCGTGCAGCTTTGGTAGGATATACCAACGTTGGAAAATCTACTTTGATGAACTCTATTTCAAAATCTGAGGTTTTTGCAGAAAATAAACTATTTGCCACTCTGGATACCACCGTAAGAAAAGTGGTGATCGGAAACTTACCGTTCCTGCTTACGGATACGGTAGGATTTATCAGAAAATTACCTACTCAGCTGGTAGAATCATTCAAGTCTACTCTGGATGAGGTTCGTGAAGCTGATCTTTTGATTCATGTAGTGGATATTTCGCATGAGAGTTTTGAAGATCACATAGAATCTGTAAACCATATTTTGATGGAAATCAATGCCCATCAGAAACCAATGATTATGATCTTCAATAAGATTGATGATTTCAGCTATGAAAAAAAGGATGAAGACGATCTTACCCCTTCAACCCGTAAAAACATCTCTCTGGAAGAGTGGAAGAAAACATGGATGGGGAAATCAAAATATCCAACGGTTTTCATTTCTGCTTTAACGAAGGAAAACTTTCCGGAAATGAAGAAAATGATTTACGATGAGGTAATGAAAATCCATATCTCCAGATTTCCATATAACGATTTCCTTTTTGAATATTTCGATAACGACGAGGAAGAAGAAAGCAACAATTAA
- a CDS encoding DUF4919 domain-containing protein, translating to MKYHFFLLFIIFSVFGFSQKSKLDLKDVEKSLKNSDSPYNYEKLIFKYKGYPKSLDSIESQYLYYGRNFMKDKVSTSDDSFKSLAEAFKQNNFADCIRQGKALYYKDPTNLDILLILLRAYDSVKDGSNFMHHLNQFRSLTEGIKISGDGKSEKTAYIVNSVGDEYILLNILNIGQDYTRSSKPAKDGMFDVWEKEGQQLYIKILYLELTN from the coding sequence ATGAAGTATCACTTTTTCCTTTTATTCATCATATTTTCAGTTTTTGGTTTCAGCCAGAAATCAAAACTTGATTTAAAAGATGTTGAGAAAAGTCTCAAAAATTCTGATTCTCCTTACAATTATGAGAAGCTTATTTTTAAATATAAAGGATATCCGAAGTCTTTGGACAGTATAGAGTCACAATATCTTTACTATGGAAGAAACTTCATGAAAGATAAGGTAAGTACGTCAGACGATAGCTTCAAAAGCCTCGCCGAAGCCTTTAAGCAAAACAATTTTGCTGACTGTATCAGACAGGGAAAAGCTCTGTATTACAAAGATCCTACGAATCTGGATATTCTGCTGATCCTTCTCAGAGCATATGATTCTGTGAAGGACGGCAGCAATTTTATGCATCACCTGAATCAGTTTCGTTCGCTTACTGAAGGAATAAAAATTTCAGGAGACGGAAAGTCTGAAAAAACGGCCTATATCGTTAATTCTGTAGGTGATGAATACATTCTGCTGAACATTCTGAATATAGGACAGGATTATACAAGAAGCTCAAAACCTGCTAAGGATGGCATGTTTGATGTTTGGGAAAAAGAGGGGCAGCAGCTCTATATTAAAATACTCTATTTGGAATTAACCAATTAA
- a CDS encoding sodium:proton antiporter, translated as MELYYSFSALIVLASIFAYLNYRFLKLPSTIGIMVIAIVVSIFLVMFGETVLPRTFGHLHNLMNGIDFTEVLMGAMLNFLLFAGGIHININDLKEQFRPVVIFSTVGVVISTFVVGFGMFYLLPYVGVKLPFIYCLVFGALISPTDPVAVLSVLKQANVSKSLETKVAGESLFNDGMAVVVFTVILQLAVGKEVDLSVETIGLLLLKEAGGGLLLGVLLGWVTSRLMREVDDYIISVLVTLSVVMGGYLIARQMHISGPLTMVAAGLFMGNFNRSFKMKSVTQDYLIKFWELIDEILNAVLFLFIGFELLMIKDLKHFMIPGLLAIIVVLFARFISIWGPTKFTSLRRSFSPQTVKVLVWGGIRGGVSIALAMSIPKSEYSEIILSITYCVVVFSIIVQGLTIAKVANPNKIAKEEEEQENIALEEKV; from the coding sequence GTGGAATTATATTATTCATTTTCAGCATTAATCGTATTAGCATCAATATTTGCATATCTCAATTACAGGTTTTTAAAACTTCCAAGTACTATCGGAATTATGGTGATCGCCATTGTGGTGTCTATTTTTCTGGTAATGTTCGGAGAAACAGTACTTCCGAGAACTTTCGGACATCTTCATAACCTAATGAACGGTATCGACTTTACAGAGGTGTTGATGGGAGCAATGCTTAATTTTCTACTCTTTGCAGGAGGAATTCATATTAATATTAATGATCTGAAAGAACAGTTCAGACCTGTAGTAATATTTTCCACGGTAGGCGTTGTGATTTCTACTTTCGTGGTAGGATTTGGGATGTTTTATCTGCTTCCATATGTGGGTGTTAAGCTTCCTTTTATCTACTGTCTTGTTTTTGGTGCTCTGATTTCACCTACCGATCCGGTAGCGGTTCTGAGTGTACTGAAACAGGCAAATGTATCAAAATCACTTGAAACAAAAGTAGCCGGAGAGTCTCTTTTCAATGACGGTATGGCGGTTGTTGTTTTTACAGTGATTTTACAGCTGGCGGTTGGAAAAGAAGTGGATCTTAGTGTTGAAACTATCGGATTGCTTTTGCTTAAAGAAGCTGGAGGCGGTCTTTTACTTGGAGTTCTCCTTGGCTGGGTTACTTCAAGATTGATGCGTGAAGTGGATGATTATATTATTTCTGTATTAGTAACGCTTTCTGTAGTGATGGGTGGTTATCTTATTGCAAGACAAATGCATATCTCAGGACCGTTGACAATGGTGGCTGCAGGATTATTTATGGGGAACTTTAACAGAAGTTTCAAAATGAAATCGGTTACTCAGGATTATCTGATCAAATTCTGGGAACTGATTGATGAAATTCTGAATGCTGTATTATTCCTGTTCATCGGATTTGAACTTTTGATGATTAAAGATTTGAAGCATTTCATGATTCCTGGATTACTGGCAATTATTGTAGTGTTGTTCGCAAGATTTATTTCAATCTGGGGACCTACGAAGTTTACCTCTTTGAGAAGAAGTTTCAGCCCGCAGACAGTAAAAGTTCTGGTTTGGGGAGGAATCAGAGGTGGGGTTTCTATTGCTCTGGCGATGTCTATTCCTAAAAGTGAATACAGTGAGATTATTTTAAGCATTACGTACTGTGTAGTAGTCTTCTCAATTATTGTTCAGGGACTTACCATTGCTAAGGTGGCCAACCCTAATAAGATTGCAAAAGAAGAGGAAGAACAGGAGAATATTGCCTTAGAAGAGAAAGTTTAA
- a CDS encoding DNA alkylation repair protein, with translation MSIVKEIQEALAVLSIPEKAEFFPRFFKTGKGEYGEGDLFLGVKVPDQRSVAKEYYLKISLEDLSILLSSKYHEHRLTALFMLISKFEKTKDKAVKEEVVAFYLDHLPYVNNWDLVDSSCYKILGRYSFENQKENLLRKLSESEEMWHKRIAVVGTMHYIKKGSFDLTKEFVTKNLKHPHDLMHKANGWLLREMGNKNEGELISYLNQYYKEMPRTCLRYAIEKLDEDLRQDYLKGRI, from the coding sequence ATGAGCATTGTTAAAGAAATACAGGAAGCATTAGCTGTTCTATCCATTCCTGAGAAGGCAGAATTCTTTCCGAGATTTTTCAAAACCGGAAAAGGAGAATACGGCGAAGGCGATTTGTTTCTGGGAGTAAAAGTTCCGGATCAGCGTTCTGTTGCCAAAGAATATTATTTGAAGATAAGTTTGGAGGATCTCAGTATATTACTTTCTTCAAAATACCATGAACACAGGCTGACGGCTCTTTTTATGCTGATTTCAAAGTTTGAAAAAACAAAAGATAAAGCCGTAAAAGAAGAAGTGGTAGCTTTTTATCTTGATCATCTCCCTTATGTCAATAATTGGGATCTTGTAGATTCAAGCTGTTATAAGATTTTGGGCAGATATTCTTTTGAAAATCAGAAAGAAAATCTTCTTAGAAAACTTTCGGAATCTGAAGAAATGTGGCATAAGAGAATAGCGGTTGTGGGGACAATGCATTATATAAAAAAAGGATCATTTGATCTTACCAAAGAATTCGTAACCAAAAACCTGAAGCACCCTCACGATCTGATGCATAAAGCAAACGGATGGCTGTTACGGGAAATGGGAAATAAAAATGAAGGAGAATTGATCAGCTACCTGAATCAATATTACAAAGAAATGCCCAGAACCTGTCTTCGGTATGCTATTGAAAAGCTGGACGAAGATCTTCGTCAGGATTATCTGAAAGGACGTATTTAA